The DNA segment CAATCAGGAAGGCACTGATTGCTCCAGCCGAAGGAGAGACCGTATCGGACGTCTTCTCAGCGACCTCCACAATCCGTGCATGGTCTACCTCAAGATCGAGGATCTGAAGGGCCTGGGTCAGCTGACGGCTCCATTCGCTAAGGGTCCGCAGTTCGTCGTCGATGCCGTTCATGGGTCACTCCAGTTGTTGTCGGAAGATACTGTCACCTCAAGGATTAGCACCAGTTGCAGCATTACACAACGATGTGCGGACGCGCGCGCCGTCACCAATAATGGAGTGATGTCCCCTTCCGTAGAGCACCTCGACGTCGCGATCATTGGAGCGGGCCTCTCAGGTATCGGTGCAGCCCACCGGCTGCGGACCGAATGCCCAGGCAAGACGTTCGCGCTGTTTGAGGCACGCGGTGCGATCGGGGGCACCTGGGACCTGTTCAGATATCCCGGCATCCGGTCCGACTCCGACATGTTCACCCTCGGCTACCCCTGGCGCCCCTGGGCCGGCCGGGACGCCATCGCGGACGGCTCCTCAATCCTGAGCTATCTCCAGGACACGGCCGGGGACGCCGGGCTGACACCTCACATCCGCTTCAACACCCGGCTGGTCAGCGCCGACTTCTCCTCCACCACCTCGCGCTGGACCCTGCAGTTGGAGACCGATGACGACGGCGGCGACCCCCAGCGGCGAACGGTCACCTGTTCGTTCCTCTACGCCTGCACCGGCTACTACAACTACACCAAGGGCTACCAGCCGGACTTCGCAGGCCTTGAGGACTTCGCCGGCGAGGTGATCCACCCCCAGTTCTGGCCCGAGGGCCTGGACTATGCCGGCAAGCAGGTGGTGGTGATCGGCAGCGGCGCCACCGCCGTCTCACTCATCCCGTCACTGGTCGACGAAGCGGCCCACGTCACCATGCTGCAGCGGTCGCCGTCGTACATCGTGTCCGTTCCACGCCGCGACCGGATCGCCGATGCTGCCCGAAAGGTCCTCCCTGCCGGACCGGCCCATCGTGTAGCCCGGGCCCGCAACGTGGTGTGTCCGCTGGCGTTCTACCAGCTCTGCATGCGCATGCCGCGGGTAGCGATGGCGTACCTGCGAAGCCAGGCCCGCGGCATCCTCAAGGACGAGCAGCAAATCCGGGAGCATTTCATGCCGGCCTACAATCCGTGGGAGCAACGCCTCTGTGTGGCTCCGGGCGGTGACTTCTACCGTTCCCTGACATCAGGGAAGGCTTCGGTGGTGACCGAGCGGATCGACCGGTTCACGCCGGGCGGGATCAGGCTTGAGTCGGGGCGGGAGCTGGCCGCCGACGTCGTCGTCTCTGCTACCGGACTCGCCCTTCAATCGCTCGGGGGCGCACAGCTGAGTATTGATGGTGTCGCGGTTGATCTCAGTGACGCGTGGGTCCACCAGGGGGTGCTGGTCACCGGGATCCCTAACCTGGGGTACTGCGTGGGGTACACGAATGCGTCGTGGACGCTGCGATCGGACCTGAGCTCCCGGTTTGTTTGCCGGTTGCTGAAGCACATGGACCGCAAGGGGTACACGGTGGCGACCCCGGTACCGGAGGCGGGCATATCGCGGCGTCCGTTGTTGGACCTGTCCTCTGGATACGTCCAACGGGCCGGCGATGTGTTTCATCGGCAAGGATCGGGCCGGCCGTGGACAGTGGGCGTCAACTATCTGCTGGATACCCCGGCGGTGCTGCTCGGAAAGGTCAGCAAGCACATGGCATTCGACTCAGACCCCGGTCAGGGCACCACCCGAAACCGCAAAAAAGTGGCGTAGCTACACCCGAGCGGTTGCCCCACCACGCGTCTGCACCTAAGCCACTCCTTTGGTTGAAACCAGCGTCTGCAGGAGAGCTACTCGGTCTTCGCCGCCGATTTCAACAGTTCAAGCCGCAAAGCACGGGCGGTTTCCATGTGCTGCCGGGCGATCTGGCGCGCATCGTCGGCTCGTTGATCAACTATGGCCTTCACCAAAGCTTCGTGCTCATCCAGCGCATCTTCCCACCGGTTTCCCACTGACAGGGTGGACCGTGGGGTGTTGATGAGGTGGGTGGAGAGCCGTTCGAGCAGATCCTGCAGTACCCGGTTATTCGCCGCTGTGCTGACCGCCGTATGAAACTCGATATTGCAGCGGATGCGTGTCTGATCATCAGGGGAGCCGAGATCGCGATCCCGTTCCACCAGGGCTTCAAGACGCATGATGTCCGATGCGGTTCGACTGCTGGAGGCCTGGCCGGCAGCTTCCTGTTCAAGCATCACCCGCAGATCATAGATCTGGATGACCTCCTGCGGGTCGATCTGCGGTACCTGAAGACCCCGCGCCGCGCGCTCCAGCAGGCGCTCGTGCTGCAACCGGCTGAGCGCCTCGCGGATGGGGGTCCGCGAGACGCCGAACCGCTCCGACAGGCCCACCTCCCGTAACGGCGTTCCGGGAGGGTGGACTCCTGCCAGAATCTCGCTGCGGAGTACGCGGAACACTACTGATCCGTCGACGCGTCCCGTCGATTCAGCCGGATCAGACACTTTCAGCCGATTCAGACACTTGGTGCTCCTATAAGTAGGACCTGGAGATTAGGCACCCTGCCCACGGTGTGGGCCAGGACAATACTCATGGAACGGATGTTCGGACGCGTCGACGGGCGACTCGGATAGAACTGCTAGACGGCGATCTGACGCAGGACGTACTGCAGGATGCCGCCGTTGCGGTAGTACTCGGCTTCACCGGGGGTGTCGATCCGCAGCACTGCCTCAAAGGTGACCGGCTGGCCGCCATCTTCGGGGGTAGCGGTAACGGTGACGGTCTTCGGGGTGGTGCCGTTGTTCAGTTCGGTGACGCCTGACACCGCGAAGGTCTCGGTACCGGTGAGGCCCAGCGATTCAGCGTTCTGCCCCTGGGGGAACTGCAGGGGAAGCACTCCCATACCGATGAGGTTGGAGCGGTGGATCCGCTCGTAGCTCTCGGTAATCACTGCGCGCACACCCAGGAGCGCGGTGCCCTTGGCAGCCCAGTCACGCGACGAACCCGAGCCGTATTCCTTACCAGCCAGGACGACCAGCGGTGTTCCCGCTGCCTGGTAGTTCATTGCAGCGTCGTAGACGGCAGCCTGTGGCGCATCTGCCTGGCTGAAGTCGCGGGTAAATCCACCCTCAACGTCCTCAAGGAGCTGGTTGCGGATCCGGATGTTGGCGAATGTCCCGCGGATCATCACCTCGTGATTTCCGCGGCGTGAGCCGAAGGAGTTGAAGTCCTTGCGTTCCACACCGTGCTCCAGCAGGTACCGGCCCGCGGGAGTGTCTGACTTGAACGAACCGGCGGGTGAAATGTGGTCAGTGGTGACCGAATCTCCCAGCTTCAGCAGAACCCGTGCACCCTCGATGTCGGTGACTGGCTCAGGCTCGGACTTCATGCCCTCAAAATACGGAGGCTTCCGAACGTAAGTGGATTTTGAATCCCACTCGAAGGTGTCGCCGGCCGGGGTCGGCAGTGACTTCCAGCGCTCATCGCCGTCGAAGATGGTCGAGTAGCTCGTCTTGAACATCTCCTTGTCGATGGACTCGTCAATGATCTGCTGCACCTCGACCGGATTCGGCCAGATGTCGCGCAGGAAGACGTCGTTGCCGTCGTCGTCCTGGCCGAGTGGATCGGCAGCGAAGTCGAAGTCCATCGTGCCAGCCAGTGCGTAGGCAACCACCAGCGGGGGGGATGCCAGGTAGTTCATCTTGACGTCCGGGTTGATCCGGCCCTCAAAGTTACGGTTACCGGAGAGGACAGCTGTGACGGCCAGGTCGGCGTCCTGGATGGCCTGGGTGATCTCCTCATCGAGGGGACCCGAGTTGCCGATGCAGGTGGCGCAGCCGTAACCGACAACGAAGAAGCCCAGCTTCTCCAGATACGGGATCAGGCCTGACTTTTCGTAGTAGTCGGTGACTACCTTCGAGCCGGGAGCAACAGAGGTCTTGACCCAGGCCTTGGACATCAGGCCCTTGTCGACGGCGTTGCGGGCCAGCACTGCTGCAGCCATCATCACCGACGGGTTGGACGTGTTGGTGCAGGAGGTGATCGAGGCGATGGTGACCGCACCGTGGTCGAGCGTGAAGCTCCGGCCGTCAGCGGTGGTGACCTCCACGGGGCTCGAGTCGCGGTTGGCTTCGGTCTCGGTGACCGTCTCGTGTGGGTGATCGTCGATCTTGGTGGCGGCACCGTTGGACGAGGGTGGGTCGGAGGCGGGGAAGGATTCCTCAAGGGCCTCATCGACGGTCGCACCCTCTTCCTCGACCGAGCGGTGCACGTAGTTTTCCAGGTCGCTGCGGAACTGAGGCTTGGCGTTGGTCAGTTCAACGCGGTCCTGGGGACGCTTCGGGCCGGCGATCGAGGAGACAACCGTCGAAAGGTCCAGTTCCAGGTACTCGGAGAAGGCAATCTCCTTGCTGGGGTCATGCCACAGGCCCTGAGCCTTGGCGTAGGCCTCGACCAGTGCCAGGTTCTCATCCGAGCGGCCGGTCAGCCGCAGGTAGTCCATGGTGACGTCGTCGATCGGGAACATGGCAGCAGTGGAGCCGAACTCCGGGCTCATGTTGCCGATGGTGGCGCGGTTGGCCAGGGGCACAGCGCTGACGCCTTCGCCGTAGAACTCGACGAACTTGCCGACGACGCCGTGCTTGCGCAGCTTCTCGGTGATGGTGAGCACGACGTCGGTCGCGGTGGCACCGGCGGGGATCTCACCGGTGAGCTTGAAGCCCACCACCCGAGGGATCAGCATGGAGACGGGCTGGCCCAGCATGGCAGCCTCGGCTTCGATGCCGCCGACCCCCCAACCGAGGACGCCGAGCCCGTTGACCATGGTGGTGTGCGAGTCGGTGCCGACGCAGGTATCGGGGTAGGCCTGCAGGGCGGTGGTGCCGTCGGTGGTGACCTCGCGGGTCATCACCGTGCGGGCCAGGTACTCGAGGTTGACCTGGTGGACGATGCCCATGCCGGGCGGGACCACCAGGAAGTCGTCGAACGCGGTCTGACCCCAGCGCAGGAACTGGTACCGCTCGCCGTTGCGCTGGTACTCGATCTCGATGTTGCGCTCGAGTGCGTTGGCGTTGCCGGCGAAGTCGATCTGCACCGAGTGGTCAATGACCAGTTCGGCGGGGGCCAGCGGGTTGACGCGCTTGGGGTCTCCACCGAGTTCGACGACCGCCTCGCGCATGGTGGCAAGGTCGACGATGCAGGGCACACCGGTGAAGTCCTGCATGATCACGCGGGCCGGGGTGAACTGGATTTCGGTGTCGGGCTCAGCTTCGGGGTCCCAGTTGGCCAGGGCACGCACGTGGTCGGCCGTGATGTTGGCGCCGTCCTCGGTGCGGAGCAGGTTCTCCAGGAGCACCTTGAGACTGTAGGGAAGCTTCTCTGATCCCTCTACAGCGTCGAGGCGGAAGATCTGATACTCAGCTCCCGCTACCTCGAGTACGTCTTTGGAACCGAATGTGTCGACAGCAGTCATTGCTAGTATCCCTTCCAGGATTGGTTACGCCTTTGAACCCATCATATCCCGAAACGCAAGAATGCTGTATACAGTCGTACACACTAGCGTGGCGCCCCGGAAAAGTGGCGGCCCCGCAGGCTAGTGGTGGCCCCACCGCTTCGATGCGGGTCGGCCACTTTTCTGGGCCGCCAGCCGCCCAACCGGCACCGTTGCAGCGCGGCAGCGGGATTCTCACCCCGCGATAAGCCCCCTTCCCTATCGATGTGACGCCGGGCACACTTGCACCAGCACTCATTTACCGCTGGGAGAGCGCCGGAAGTCCGTCGGAACCTGCCCGCGTACGCCATCGCCGAGGAGGACCATGAGAGCCGTTCGGGTACACCGCTACCAGGAAGACCCGCTGATCGATGACGTGGCGGAACCCACGGTAACCGGCCCGTGGGACGTCGTCGTCGACATCGGCGCTGCGGGCCTATGCCGCACCGATCTGCACGTCATCGAGGGGCAGTGGGACACCATCCAGCACCCCAAACTCCCCTACATTCTCGGACACGAGAACGCCGGGTGGGTCCGGGAGGTGGGCTCAGCCGTCACCAACGTCCAACCCGGCGACACCGTGATCATGCACCCGATCGTCACATGCGGCCTCTGCCTGGCATGCCGCGAAGGTCAGGACTCCCACTGCGAAAACTCCACCTTCCCTGGCCTGAACGTCGACGGCGGGATGGCCGAGGTGATGAAGACCAACGCCCGCTCGGTCGTGAAACTCGACCCGTCGCTCAAGCCCGCCGACATCGCCGCCCTGGCCGATGCCGGCCTCACCGCCTATCACGCGGTTCGCAAGGCCGCGCCGCTGCTGCACCCCGGAACCCACGCGGTCGTGATCGGAAGCGGCGGGTTGGGCCACATCGGCATCCAGTCCCTGAAGGCACTCACGGCGGCCCAGATCACCGTCGTCGACACGTCCGAGGAGGCGCTCGAGCTGGCGACGGCACTCGGCGCTGACCACACGCTGTCCCAGGCGGGCGACGGCGGGAAGCTCCTCGAGATCACCGGCGGCGGCGCGCACGTGGTTTTCGACTTCGTCGGTGAACACGGCACTGAGGCACTCGGGCTGAACGTGCTGCGGAACCGTGGCAGCTACTACACGATCGGTTATGGCGGGGCAGTGAGCATCGACACCATCGAGATTATTTCCCGGGAAATCAACATCGTGGGAAATCTCGTGGGCACCTACCTCGACCTCGTGGAACTTATGACCCTCACTGCGCAGGGCCAGGTCACCCTACACACCCAGACGTACGACCTCGAAAACGCCGTCCAGGCGATGCACGATCTGGACAGCGGCAAGCTGGTCGGCCGTGGCATTCTCGTTCCCAACCACACCCAAGGGAGTTAACAATGGCGTATCCCGCTAAGTATTCGACGCTCAACGAGCTGCAACTGACGGAGGAGGCCCGGCGGATCCTGGTCCGGATTATCCGGGTGGCGTTCCCGCACCCGAAGATTCCGGACGGGCCGTACGAGCGGATGGCCGACAAGATCATCACCGAGTCCAACGAATCCACCTGGTTCAGGGTGGCATTGACCCAGGGGCTGCTGACGCTGAACCAGCAGGGCGGTGAGAACTTTCTCGACCTCTCCGACGACCGCGCCCTCGCCGTGCTGCAGCGCATCGCCGACCTTGAGTTCTTCGGCTTCATCCGGCGCACCACCGTCCTGAACTTCTATGACGACCCCGAAGTCTGGGACGTCTTCGGCTACGAGGGCGAGTCATTCTCCAAGGGCGGCTACCTGCACCGCGGATTCGATGACCTGGACTGGCTCCCCAACCCCC comes from the Arthrobacter sp. CAN_C5 genome and includes:
- a CDS encoding DUF6457 domain-containing protein, producing the protein MNGIDDELRTLSEWSRQLTQALQILDLEVDHARIVEVAEKTSDTVSPSAGAISAFLIGYAAGTADTSGRKGSDDAVQSAADVVMQVRAKGLEDGPDANGWTKTAQ
- a CDS encoding NAD(P)-dependent alcohol dehydrogenase is translated as MRAVRVHRYQEDPLIDDVAEPTVTGPWDVVVDIGAAGLCRTDLHVIEGQWDTIQHPKLPYILGHENAGWVREVGSAVTNVQPGDTVIMHPIVTCGLCLACREGQDSHCENSTFPGLNVDGGMAEVMKTNARSVVKLDPSLKPADIAALADAGLTAYHAVRKAAPLLHPGTHAVVIGSGGLGHIGIQSLKALTAAQITVVDTSEEALELATALGADHTLSQAGDGGKLLEITGGGAHVVFDFVGEHGTEALGLNVLRNRGSYYTIGYGGAVSIDTIEIISREINIVGNLVGTYLDLVELMTLTAQGQVTLHTQTYDLENAVQAMHDLDSGKLVGRGILVPNHTQGS
- a CDS encoding GntR family transcriptional regulator, with the protein product MSDPAESTGRVDGSVVFRVLRSEILAGVHPPGTPLREVGLSERFGVSRTPIREALSRLQHERLLERAARGLQVPQIDPQEVIQIYDLRVMLEQEAAGQASSSRTASDIMRLEALVERDRDLGSPDDQTRIRCNIEFHTAVSTAANNRVLQDLLERLSTHLINTPRSTLSVGNRWEDALDEHEALVKAIVDQRADDARQIARQHMETARALRLELLKSAAKTE
- a CDS encoding NAD(P)/FAD-dependent oxidoreductase, with product MSPSVEHLDVAIIGAGLSGIGAAHRLRTECPGKTFALFEARGAIGGTWDLFRYPGIRSDSDMFTLGYPWRPWAGRDAIADGSSILSYLQDTAGDAGLTPHIRFNTRLVSADFSSTTSRWTLQLETDDDGGDPQRRTVTCSFLYACTGYYNYTKGYQPDFAGLEDFAGEVIHPQFWPEGLDYAGKQVVVIGSGATAVSLIPSLVDEAAHVTMLQRSPSYIVSVPRRDRIADAARKVLPAGPAHRVARARNVVCPLAFYQLCMRMPRVAMAYLRSQARGILKDEQQIREHFMPAYNPWEQRLCVAPGGDFYRSLTSGKASVVTERIDRFTPGGIRLESGRELAADVVVSATGLALQSLGGAQLSIDGVAVDLSDAWVHQGVLVTGIPNLGYCVGYTNASWTLRSDLSSRFVCRLLKHMDRKGYTVATPVPEAGISRRPLLDLSSGYVQRAGDVFHRQGSGRPWTVGVNYLLDTPAVLLGKVSKHMAFDSDPGQGTTRNRKKVA
- a CDS encoding aconitate hydratase, encoding MTAVDTFGSKDVLEVAGAEYQIFRLDAVEGSEKLPYSLKVLLENLLRTEDGANITADHVRALANWDPEAEPDTEIQFTPARVIMQDFTGVPCIVDLATMREAVVELGGDPKRVNPLAPAELVIDHSVQIDFAGNANALERNIEIEYQRNGERYQFLRWGQTAFDDFLVVPPGMGIVHQVNLEYLARTVMTREVTTDGTTALQAYPDTCVGTDSHTTMVNGLGVLGWGVGGIEAEAAMLGQPVSMLIPRVVGFKLTGEIPAGATATDVVLTITEKLRKHGVVGKFVEFYGEGVSAVPLANRATIGNMSPEFGSTAAMFPIDDVTMDYLRLTGRSDENLALVEAYAKAQGLWHDPSKEIAFSEYLELDLSTVVSSIAGPKRPQDRVELTNAKPQFRSDLENYVHRSVEEEGATVDEALEESFPASDPPSSNGAATKIDDHPHETVTETEANRDSSPVEVTTADGRSFTLDHGAVTIASITSCTNTSNPSVMMAAAVLARNAVDKGLMSKAWVKTSVAPGSKVVTDYYEKSGLIPYLEKLGFFVVGYGCATCIGNSGPLDEEITQAIQDADLAVTAVLSGNRNFEGRINPDVKMNYLASPPLVVAYALAGTMDFDFAADPLGQDDDGNDVFLRDIWPNPVEVQQIIDESIDKEMFKTSYSTIFDGDERWKSLPTPAGDTFEWDSKSTYVRKPPYFEGMKSEPEPVTDIEGARVLLKLGDSVTTDHISPAGSFKSDTPAGRYLLEHGVERKDFNSFGSRRGNHEVMIRGTFANIRIRNQLLEDVEGGFTRDFSQADAPQAAVYDAAMNYQAAGTPLVVLAGKEYGSGSSRDWAAKGTALLGVRAVITESYERIHRSNLIGMGVLPLQFPQGQNAESLGLTGTETFAVSGVTELNNGTTPKTVTVTATPEDGGQPVTFEAVLRIDTPGEAEYYRNGGILQYVLRQIAV